A region of the Synergistes jonesii genome:
ATTATGAACAGCCTGCTGCCCTGAATGCGATGGCGCAGCTTCCCGGCCGCAGGGAGCCCCCAAATCCTGTCGTTGAGCGCGCTCCCGTAACTGTCGATCGGTTTGTTGGCCCTGAGTATACAGCTCATGACATAGTCGGCAATATCGTCCGTGCAGTACCCCGGTACGAAGGCGATCGCGATGCCTCTCTTGTTTGCGCTGAGGACGTCGACCCTGTCGTATCCTCCGCCATAAACGGAGATGACTTTACATTTCTCCAGCTTTGAAATGGCGCCGGCGTCCAGTTTCACGTATATCTGGGATATTATCGCGTCGGCCAAGTACCCGAATTTGTCGAGGTCGCCGCGATAATCGTACCCTGATTTTTTGATCGCACAGGAGGGGAAGGCCTGCTCCAGAACCCTAATCTCGTCCTCATAATCCAGCCATTCTTCGTCGATTATCCAAATCAGGGGGCCCATTTTTCCCTCCCCCTGCGCCCTACAGTTTATCGCTTCCGTCAGGCCCGAAGGTCACTTTATCCGCGGGCTGCCACCAGAGGGGGACCTTGATGCTCTCTTTGGTGAGTTTGCCGTTGCCGTTTGCCACCTCTTTGGCGGATTCATAGCCGGCCTGGGCATGGCGGACGACGCCGATCCCCGAGTCCACCGTCATCGCCACTTCGAGGCGCACGTCGGCGTCGGCCGTGCCGTCCGCTATCTGCGTCACGCCGGTGTGGACAGCTTCGCCCATCGAATAGTTGGCCTGTATGGCGATAAGGTCGCACATGCCGCAGGCGTTGAGCAGTCCGTTGAGCATCGGCCAGTCGGAGATAAGGTCGCCGCCGTCCGGCATCCTCTCGGATTCGAATGTCGGATTGACGATCGAGCCTGAGTCGAGGTTGTCGCGTGAGAAGGCCACGGGGCCCTTTATCTCGCCCTTTTTGATGAGCTCGTTTACAGCGAGGGCGAATTTTTTTCTTTGACCGAAGCCCATGTAGCAAATGCGCGCCGGCAGCGCTTCGATGGGAAGATGTTTGCTCGCGAGCGGTATCCAGCGTCCGACGATCGGGTCGTTTCCGAAGAGCTCCATCGCAAGTTCGTCCGTCCTCTTGAGATCCGCGGGGTCGCCGGAGATGCAGGTCCAGCGGAAGGGGCCGCGCCCCTCGCAGAAGAGTGGACGGATGTAGTCGGCCACGAAAGCTGGGAGCCTCATAGCCTCTTTCTCCGGGAAGCCGGCGTCGCGGCACTCCTTGCGGATGCTCGTGCCGTACTCGAAGACGGGAACGCCCTTATCCAAGTACTTGAGCATCACCGCGAGCTGGCGCTTCATCGTCGCGCGGGCCAGCTCCAGGTACTTATCGACGTCGGCGTTGCGGAGTTCTCTGGCCTGCGCGGGCGTATAGCCGGAAGGGATGTACGACACGGGGTCGTGGCAGGGGCACATCTCCGTCACCACGTCGGGCATAAATCCCTTTTCAAAGGCCTCTTCAAAGAGGTCGGCCGCGTTGCCGACGACCCCGAAGGAGTGCGGCGTCTTTTCGGCGACACACTTCTTCGCCCCGGCGATCGCCTCGTCGAGGGAGCCGACTATTTCGTCCAGGTAATTTTTCGCCACGCGGCGCTCAAGCGTCTCGATGTCGGCGTCTACCACGATGGCCACGCCGCCGTGCATCTTCATGGCCCACGTCTGGTTCCCGCCCATTCCGCCGGCGCCGGCGGTGAGAAGTATCCTGTTCTCCATATTTCCGCCGTAATGTTTGATGCCGACGGCGGCAAGCGTCTCAAAGGTACCCTCGATGACGCCCTGCGTCCCGATATATTCCCACGGGGCGGCCGTGTACTGCGCGAAGATAGTGAGGTTCTTCGCTTCAAGGTCGTAGAAGGTCTCCCACGAAGGACGCATGAAATTAGTCGTCGCCATCACCACGACCGGCGCGTATTTGTGCGTCTTGAACACCGCCACCGGCATGCCAGACTGCACGACGAGCGTTTCGTCGTCTTCGAGCTCTTTAAGGCTCTTGACGATCGCGTGGTACGATTCCCAGTTGCGCGCGCATTTTCCGTTGCCTCCGTAGATGATGAGCTTCTCCGGATGTTCCGCGTTCTCCATATTGTTTTCGAGCATGCGGAGGATCGTCTCCTGCCGCCACCCCTTACACCTCAGCGTGTTTCCGCGCTGTGCCTTCACTTCATAGAGAATCTGAGCTTTTCCTGCCATAGAAATGTCTCCTTTTCGTTATTATGTCGCGCCGTGCGGACGCGTTGATTTACGTCCTCATAATAAGGAGGGCGTATCAAAGAATCGTCAGCGGGAAAAAGCGCCACGCGACCGCTTTTGATGATTGAAGAGAGGTTTTTGATAAAAAATTAATGACGAGCGCCTACGATTCTGACGATGTTTGAGTATTCATCAATTTTATTTATGCGGGAGGGGCGCCTCAACATGCCGGAAAAAAGACACAGTCCATTTAGATTTATATGTTTCAGCGCTATAGGGATATTTATGTTCTTCGTGCCGATAAGCTTCATGGGGAAAAACAGCATCCCCGTCGATCATGTGATCAGCCTTATAAGGAAGATTCCCCATCTCGGGCCGTTCTACGTCGTGGCAGTTACGTCTTGGGGAGTCGCACGCGCAATAAAACTCAAGAAGTACGCCGCCTCTGCTACGGAGGCCTTTTTCTTCTTCACAAACCTGATAGGTACGATATTCTGCGCAATGGTCTTCTTCAACATTGGTCCCGACTGGTTTCTGGAAAAGGATATGGCGCCGTACATCTTCAACGCCGTCGCAGTTTCGGTGACTATGCTTATCCCCATAGGCTCCATATTTCTCGCCTTCCTCGTCAACTACGGCCTCATGGAGTGCGTCGGTGAACTGATGGCCCCCATCATGCGCCCCGTATTTCACACGCCTGGACGAGCGGCCATCGACGCGGTCGCTTCCTTCGTCGGAAGCTATTCGGTGGGGTTGATCATCACAAACAACGTCTACAGAAAAGGCGGCTACACGGCGCGCGAGGCCGCTATAATCGGCACCGGTTTTTCCACAGTGTCGGCAACTTTTATGATAATCGTCGCAAAGACACTGGGAATCATCGAGCAGTGGAACATTTATTTCTGGGTGACGCTCGTCGTCTGCTTTGCGGTGACCGCGATCACGCTGCGCATTCCGCCGCTTTCGCGCGTCCCCGACACGCGCTATCCAGGCAGCCACAGCGAAGGGGAGGGCGTCGAACGGACGGGGAACAGATTTGCACGCGCTTGGAGTATAGGTGTGAAGTGCGGAGCCGAGGCGCCTGGCTTCTATGATATAGCGAAGGATAATTTCAAATACGGCATAGTGATGGCCTCCGGCGTAGGCGCGGCTATAATGTTCTTCGGGGTCTCCGCTCTGCTCATTTCAAAGTACACGAATCTTTTCGACTACACAGCCTGGATATACTACCCCTTCTTCAAACTTTTCAGCCTTCCCGACGCCATGCTGGCAGCAAAAGCCGCTTCGACCTCGATAGCGGACATGTTCCTGCCGGCGATACTCTGCCGGGAATCGGAGATAATCACTCGCTTCGTCACCGCCGTCATCTGCATATCCGAAGTGCTGTTCTTCTCCGGGATGCTTCCCTGCCTCACAGGGACCGACATTCCGCTCAGGATGCGCGACATATTCGTTATATGGTTCGAAAGGGTCGTCTTCTCTATAGCGCTAGCGGCGCCGATAGCCTACATGCTGTTCTAACTAGCCGCGCGCTGGAGCTATATCCCGAAAACTTCCTTCAGCATCTTCACCCTGTGCGGGACGGGGATTTTGCTGTAAATCGCCGCGGCCTCATAGGCATATTCTCTTGCGCTCTTCTTCATTATTTTGCTGAACTGCGGCGGCAGCTCCCCCTCTTCAAGCATCTTCGCGAGATAAGCCCTCGTCATGGCCTGCTCGGCCGTCCAGGAGCGCTTCTGTACCGGCTCCGCCAGAAGTTCTCCTATCTCAAACGAACGGTAGGCGTCGTCGTAGCGTCCCCGCTCCGCGTCGGCGATAGCCTTCAGACTGTAGAGCATTGAGCCGCAGCGGCCGCCCTGGCAGCGCTCGAATATCTCCGAGCCGCGGTCGATGTTCTCGAACATCATCTCCCTGTCGCCGAGATCGAAGGCGGCGTCGGCCAGGTGCGCGTGAAAATGGCTGCTGCACCAGAAAAGCTTTTTCCCTTCGCAGACGGATATGCAGTGCTTGAAGCGGGCGACGGCGCGCTCGAAATCTCCCTGCCAGTGGTAATTCTCCCCTATATAACATTCGGCGGCCAGCACGCTCAGCGTATATCTCTTGCCGAGCAGCTCCTGCTCCCTGAATATCTCTATCGAACGGCGCAGCACCTTCTCCGATCTTTCATAATCGCCCATTATCTGGAAGGCTACGCCGATATAGCGCAGAGCGATGCCCATATACTTCTCGCGCTCGTCGTCGCGCGCGGCGCGGAGCATCTCGCGCGCCGTGCGCATAAGCATTTCCGCGTTGTCCGTCTGTAAGAAGAGATGTCCCATGTTTGCAAGGCAGTGTATGTACGTGGTGCCGAAAGAGTGTTCGCGCGATAGCTTCATGGCGCGGTTGAGCAGCACTCGCGCCCTCCCGTATTCGCCCCAGCAGACGAGGTATCCTCCGCAGAGCTCCAGATAGGAAGCCTCCATCGCCAGCACCTCTTCGCGGTTGTCTTCGCGCACATTCGCGCTGATGCCTGCGAGCAGGCGGCTCATCGCCTCCATCTTCTTCTCCGTGTCCGCCCTGTCGTTGTACGGAGACGAACAGGAATAGAGGACGTCGTCCTGCACCAGGGGGAAGAGATCGTGGTTCAGCGTTATATCGAATATCATTTCGCGCAGGTGTTGTTTCAAAACGTTTTCCGGCAGTCCGGCCTTCGTATAGTGATAGCACAGCATCGAACTCAGAGCCGGATTCCACCTCTGCGGCGAATAGCGCTCGTTGAGTATCTCGGCGGCTTTCTTGTGGTACTCGCTGAGTTTGAAGCCGGGGATGGCGTCGTACACGCACTCGCGGAACATCGCATGGCTGAAGGCGACGCGCACTCCGTAGTCGATCGCCGGCACTTCCTTGATCAGCCTTTTGCCGAGCAGCTCCTCCGCTATCGGATAGATGCGTGGAGGAGCTTCTCCCATTATTTTGGCGATGGACTGTATCGATGCACCGTCAGTAAAGACGGAGAGCACCCGTAAAAACTCGCGCTGCTTTTCCGCTATCTCCCCGAAGCGCGCAAGCATCACGCCGCCCAGCCCGCCGCCGGAAAGCTCTGCGCGCGAATTGGCGCGCAGCGTTTTTATTATCTCTGCGACGAGCAGCGGTATGCCCTCGCTCTTTTTATAAAAATAGTCGCTCTCCTTGGATTCGATGAGGTCCCTGTCGAGAAAGCGGCTGCAGAACGAGGCGGTGTCGCTGCGGCTGAGCGGGCCGAGCGGTATGTGGAGGAATTTTACATAGCCCCCGGCCTCTAAGCGGGAGAGCGTGCGCATCACGTAGGCGCTCTTTTCGGGGCGGCTCGTCATAAATATCGTGGAGGGAACGGAAAGGCTGGCGATAAAGACCTCGATCATCTGCAGCGAGTGAGCGTCGAACCAGTGCAGGTCTTCGAGGACTATAACGGGACGGCGTCCGGCGGCGACGCGGCAGACGAGGTCTGCGACGGCCTTGCCTATGGCGACGGGCGTCCGATCCGATACGACGACGGAGTCGGCGTTGTAGACCGTGTGCCTGTCGCTCATAAAGTTAGGAAATACACCGGCGAGCAGCGAAATGTCGGCGCCGCTCTCTTCGATTCTGTCGTCGCCGCAGTAGAGCGCGCCCTGCGACACGAGGTTGCTCCACGAGGAATAGGGATAGTCGAGCCCGGCTTCGTACGATCTGGTCGAGAGCGTCATATATTCCGGGGAATCCGCGGCCTGCATTATCTTGTTAAGCAGCGAGGTCTTGCCCATGCCGGCCTCCCCGTCGATGAAGAGGGCGACCGTGCGCCCGCGCGCTCTCTCGATCTGCTCAATTATCCGCCGCTGCTCATCCTTCCTTCCTACGAAGAAGGCGTCGGGCGAGTCGCTCTCCCCCTCGTCCTCCGCGGAGCCGAGAACGATCATGCGGCGGAAATATTCTTCTGCCCTGGTCGACGGCGCAAGCGCAAGCTCGTCGTGCAGCCGCCGTCTGTACTCGCGGAAGAGGGCGCTCGCCTTCGCGGCGCCGCGCCGTTTGAAGTAGAGATCCATCAACTCAAGCGTGGAATCCTCGTCGAAGGGATCCACGGCGAGCAGCGTCTCCAGCGACGCCTCGAGGTTATCCTCATCCTGAGCGTCGTAGCATAGGGTTATGCGCGCCTTGAGCCGCTCCGTCAGCTTCTCCCTGAACTGCGATCTCGCCGTCAGCAGCCAGTTGCAGAAATCGGCGCACTCCGGCACGTCGAAGCCCTGCAACAGCTCTGCGGAGAGATTCTGCGGCAGG
Encoded here:
- a CDS encoding urocanate hydratase, encoding MAGKAQILYEVKAQRGNTLRCKGWRQETILRMLENNMENAEHPEKLIIYGGNGKCARNWESYHAIVKSLKELEDDETLVVQSGMPVAVFKTHKYAPVVVMATTNFMRPSWETFYDLEAKNLTIFAQYTAAPWEYIGTQGVIEGTFETLAAVGIKHYGGNMENRILLTAGAGGMGGNQTWAMKMHGGVAIVVDADIETLERRVAKNYLDEIVGSLDEAIAGAKKCVAEKTPHSFGVVGNAADLFEEAFEKGFMPDVVTEMCPCHDPVSYIPSGYTPAQARELRNADVDKYLELARATMKRQLAVMLKYLDKGVPVFEYGTSIRKECRDAGFPEKEAMRLPAFVADYIRPLFCEGRGPFRWTCISGDPADLKRTDELAMELFGNDPIVGRWIPLASKHLPIEALPARICYMGFGQRKKFALAVNELIKKGEIKGPVAFSRDNLDSGSIVNPTFESERMPDGGDLISDWPMLNGLLNACGMCDLIAIQANYSMGEAVHTGVTQIADGTADADVRLEVAMTVDSGIGVVRHAQAGYESAKEVANGNGKLTKESIKVPLWWQPADKVTFGPDGSDKL
- a CDS encoding AAA family ATPase; the protein is MSVKIKVIGTPSIEIDDRPLRLPLKKAEGIVYYLAVEGRVSRERLASTFWGAKDENSAYNNFRNALYLLKRCFPTDFIKSDRRNVSIADGCCDLDVVDKVSRPLVPLPQNLSAELLQGFDVPECADFCNWLLTARSQFREKLTERLKARITLCYDAQDEDNLEASLETLLAVDPFDEDSTLELMDLYFKRRGAAKASALFREYRRRLHDELALAPSTRAEEYFRRMIVLGSAEDEGESDSPDAFFVGRKDEQRRIIEQIERARGRTVALFIDGEAGMGKTSLLNKIMQAADSPEYMTLSTRSYEAGLDYPYSSWSNLVSQGALYCGDDRIEESGADISLLAGVFPNFMSDRHTVYNADSVVVSDRTPVAIGKAVADLVCRVAAGRRPVIVLEDLHWFDAHSLQMIEVFIASLSVPSTIFMTSRPEKSAYVMRTLSRLEAGGYVKFLHIPLGPLSRSDTASFCSRFLDRDLIESKESDYFYKKSEGIPLLVAEIIKTLRANSRAELSGGGLGGVMLARFGEIAEKQREFLRVLSVFTDGASIQSIAKIMGEAPPRIYPIAEELLGKRLIKEVPAIDYGVRVAFSHAMFRECVYDAIPGFKLSEYHKKAAEILNERYSPQRWNPALSSMLCYHYTKAGLPENVLKQHLREMIFDITLNHDLFPLVQDDVLYSCSSPYNDRADTEKKMEAMSRLLAGISANVREDNREEVLAMEASYLELCGGYLVCWGEYGRARVLLNRAMKLSREHSFGTTYIHCLANMGHLFLQTDNAEMLMRTAREMLRAARDDEREKYMGIALRYIGVAFQIMGDYERSEKVLRRSIEIFREQELLGKRYTLSVLAAECYIGENYHWQGDFERAVARFKHCISVCEGKKLFWCSSHFHAHLADAAFDLGDREMMFENIDRGSEIFERCQGGRCGSMLYSLKAIADAERGRYDDAYRSFEIGELLAEPVQKRSWTAEQAMTRAYLAKMLEEGELPPQFSKIMKKSAREYAYEAAAIYSKIPVPHRVKMLKEVFGI
- a CDS encoding YjiH family protein yields the protein MPEKRHSPFRFICFSAIGIFMFFVPISFMGKNSIPVDHVISLIRKIPHLGPFYVVAVTSWGVARAIKLKKYAASATEAFFFFTNLIGTIFCAMVFFNIGPDWFLEKDMAPYIFNAVAVSVTMLIPIGSIFLAFLVNYGLMECVGELMAPIMRPVFHTPGRAAIDAVASFVGSYSVGLIITNNVYRKGGYTAREAAIIGTGFSTVSATFMIIVAKTLGIIEQWNIYFWVTLVVCFAVTAITLRIPPLSRVPDTRYPGSHSEGEGVERTGNRFARAWSIGVKCGAEAPGFYDIAKDNFKYGIVMASGVGAAIMFFGVSALLISKYTNLFDYTAWIYYPFFKLFSLPDAMLAAKAASTSIADMFLPAILCRESEIITRFVTAVICISEVLFFSGMLPCLTGTDIPLRMRDIFVIWFERVVFSIALAAPIAYMLF